The following are encoded in a window of Arthrobacter sp. OAP107 genomic DNA:
- a CDS encoding MmgE/PrpD family protein, whose product MANNLDLSHDLAKFAANTRFSDLPPQAVEAAKKSLLDTIGVMLGASGMEPAVRPIIDLVTDAGGKEEARILGFGGRVPAAAAAFANGTLAHGLDYDSQTPWGAHPDSSLVPALLALAERKGDITGKELITAVAIGQEMFIRLRCNVGWHMDWNLSSVVGVYSGAAACGSLLGLNAEQIAHAMGIASLNAGGTMQQIFGIGTDLRGLYAGFIAQSCVNAVLLAQKGMLGMENLFEGEAGVFKVYFNGEYNREKMLENLGSEYLSAGMTYKYWPAVGNAHTYIHAAIELIRENPLKIEDIECVRVYVGDFAERMSQPLKERKAPQTMMDAKFSLPFTVALALVKGSMNISDFSTDALKDQQVLALADKVEPVFDADFNWDLKLPAGKVEVIMRDGRRIERLGTEVPGTPERHMTWEELLQKFSDCAQASIQPAPLESINKAQNLLTVLETCGEITPVLELLS is encoded by the coding sequence GATCTGTCCCACGACCTTGCAAAATTTGCGGCGAATACGCGGTTTTCCGACCTTCCTCCGCAAGCGGTCGAGGCCGCCAAAAAGAGTCTTCTGGACACCATCGGCGTCATGCTCGGGGCGAGCGGCATGGAGCCGGCCGTTAGGCCCATCATCGATCTCGTCACGGATGCTGGCGGCAAGGAAGAAGCGCGGATCCTCGGTTTTGGCGGCCGGGTACCGGCCGCGGCGGCGGCCTTCGCCAACGGTACGCTGGCTCATGGCCTCGATTACGACAGCCAGACGCCTTGGGGCGCTCACCCGGACAGCTCCCTCGTACCCGCCCTCCTGGCCTTGGCTGAACGCAAAGGCGACATAACCGGCAAGGAACTGATCACAGCCGTGGCAATCGGCCAGGAAATGTTCATCCGCCTGCGCTGCAACGTGGGTTGGCACATGGACTGGAACTTGTCATCGGTGGTTGGCGTGTATTCTGGCGCCGCCGCCTGCGGATCCCTCCTGGGCCTGAACGCGGAGCAGATCGCACACGCTATGGGCATCGCCAGCCTGAATGCGGGCGGCACAATGCAACAGATCTTTGGCATCGGCACGGATCTGCGCGGACTTTACGCCGGATTCATCGCCCAAAGCTGTGTGAACGCCGTTCTGCTGGCCCAGAAGGGCATGCTCGGGATGGAGAACCTGTTCGAGGGCGAAGCCGGTGTGTTCAAGGTCTACTTCAACGGGGAGTACAACCGCGAGAAGATGCTCGAGAACCTCGGGTCAGAATATCTCTCGGCCGGGATGACCTATAAGTACTGGCCAGCGGTAGGTAACGCTCATACTTACATCCACGCTGCCATCGAACTGATACGTGAAAATCCACTCAAGATCGAAGACATTGAGTGCGTGCGCGTCTACGTCGGAGATTTCGCTGAGCGCATGAGCCAACCGCTGAAGGAACGTAAAGCGCCCCAAACGATGATGGACGCCAAGTTCTCGCTGCCATTCACCGTCGCCCTGGCGCTCGTCAAAGGCAGCATGAACATCTCAGACTTCTCCACCGACGCCCTCAAGGACCAGCAGGTCCTGGCACTGGCCGATAAGGTCGAGCCTGTGTTCGACGCGGACTTCAACTGGGACCTGAAATTACCGGCAGGCAAGGTCGAGGTGATCATGCGCGACGGCCGCCGCATCGAACGGCTAGGAACCGAGGTGCCCGGCACGCCGGAGCGCCACATGACCTGGGAAGAACTCCTACAAAAGTTCAGCGATTGCGCACAGGCCTCGATTCAACCAGCGCCCCTTGAGAGTATAAACAAAGCACAAAACCTTCTTACCGTCCTGGAGACCTGCGGGGAGATCACCCCGGTCTTAGAACTGCTCTCCTGA